The DNA window AGCTCGTACTTCTCCGAATCCAGGTACTCCTCGGAGCCGCCGCGCACGGGGATGGACTCGTAGAGCTCGAAGCCGGAGTAAACGCCCCACAGCGGGCTCATCGTCGCGGCAAGGGTTGCGCGGATGGCAAAAGCGGCTGGCCCGCCTTGCTGGAGCGAGGCGTGCAGAATATCTGGGGTATTGACGAACAGGTTGGGGCGCGAGACGTCAGCGACGTCGACGCACAGCTGCGCAAAGTCAGTGAGCTCTTCCTTGCTCACCTTCCACGTGAAGTGGGTGTACGACTGCGAGAAGCCAGCCTTGGACAGCCCGTACATGCGCGGCGGGCGGGTAAAGGCCTCGGCGAGGAAGATGACGTCCGGGTGCGTCTCGTGCACCTTGGCAATCAGCCAGTGCCAGAAGTTCACCGGCTTCGTGTGGGGGTTATCCACGCGGAACGTGGAAATGCCCAGTCCCACCCAGAACATGATGACGCGGTAGACCTCGTCGTAGAGGGTCTCCGGGTCATTATCAAAGTTGATGGGGTAGATGTCCTGGTACTTCTTCGGCGGGTTCTCCGCGTACGCGATCGTGCCGTCCGCGAGCACGGTGAAAAACTCGGGGTGCGCCTCCGCCCACGGGTGGTCCGGGGCGGCCTGGAGCGCGAAGTCGAGGGCGACCTCCAGCCCAAGCTGCTCGGCGTGGTGCAGCATTTCGAGAAATTCTTCTTCGCCACCGAGCTCGGGGTGGAAGGCATCGTGGCCGCCGTGCTGCGAGCCGATGGCCCAGGGGGAGCCGACGTCGCCCGGCTCGGCGGTAACTGAGTTGTTGCGGCCCTTGCGGTTGACCTCGCCGATCGGGTGGATCGGCGGGAAGTACACGGTGTCGAAGCCCATTGCGGCCACGCGGTCGAGCGCGGCGGCGGTGGTTTCCCAGGTGCCGTGGACCGGGCGGCCGTTATCGTCCCACCCGCCGGTGGAGCGGGGGAACAGCTCGTACCAGGAGTTCACCAGCGCGGCACGACGCTCGACGGCCACATCACAGGTGGGGCCGTGCGTGACGAGCTCGCGCAGGGGGTAGGCCGCCAGCACGTCGAGGACATCCTCGTTCAGGCCGGCGTTGATGCGCTGCTCGAGCGGCAACGTGTCGTCGGCAAGCGCGGTGGCGACATCGCGCAGCACCTCGCTATCTGGCGCGGGAGTCTGCTCCGCGGCGGCCTCGAACAGCTCAATGCCGTGGGCGATGTCGTTGGCCAGCTCGGCTTCGGTCTGCCCGGCGTTGAGCTTCTTGGTCACGGCGTTGCGCCAGGTGGCCATCACATCGGACCACGCGTCGATGCGGAAGTGCCACAGACCCTGTTCGTCGGGCACGAACACGGAGTGGACGTAGTCGGGGCGGAAGGGCTCCGGGTGCATGTGCACCGAGTACTGGTCGCCGTCGGGGGAGGTGATCACCAGCGTGGCCGCGATCGCGTCGTGGCCCTCGCGCCAGACGAGCGCGGAGACCGGCACCACCTCACCGACGACCGCCTTTGCGGGGAGCGTGCGCCCGCTGACCTGGGGGCGAACGTCATCAATTCCGAACCTTGCAACCATGCTGTATCTCTACCTCGTCCGTCGCGTGTGTATCACTGCCAAGAGTAGCGAAAGACTTCGTGCTTCACCTGCCTAAGATGTGCCTAATTATTGGGGTGGCAAGACAGCCCCCTTTGGCGCGCCGGATGCAACTTCCACATATGCGAGAGAAAATAGGACAGAATGGGAACCGTGAATGATGCACGAGCGACTGAACCAGGAACGGACCCGGACCTTCTTATCGACTTCCGCGGGGTGGAATTCTCGCGCGGCGGCGCACGCCTCGTCGGCCCGGTGGACTGGCAGGTCGAACTTGATGAGCGCTGGGTAGTGATCGGCCCCAACGGGGCGGGCAAGACGACCCTGATCCGTATGGCGTCTGCGCTCGAGTTTCCCTCCAAGGGCACCGCGTTTGTGCTCGGCGAACAGCTCGGGCGCACCGACATGCGCGACCTGCGCGCCGCCATCGGGCTTACCTCATCGGCGATCGCGCAGCGCGTGCCGGATGACGAGAAAGTGGGCGACCTGGTCGTCTCCGCCGGCTACGCCATTGTCGGGCGCTGGCGCGAGGACTACGACGAGATGGACTACGCCCAGGCGATGGACGTGCTTGAGCAGGTCGGCGCGATGCACCTGATCGACCGCCGCTGGGGCACGCTCTCTGACGGGGAGAAGAAGCGCGTGCTCATCGCCCGTGCGGTGATGATCAACCCTGAGCTTTTGATTATGGACGAGCCCGCCGCGGGCATGGACTTAGGTGGCCGCGAGGACCTCATCGCTTACCTAGGTGAGCTTGCCTTGGACCCGGACGCCCCGGCGATGGTGATGATCACCCACCACCTTGAGGAGATTCCGTACGGTTTTACCCACGCCATGCTGCTCGACGAGGGCGATGTCGTCGCCCAGGGCCTCATCGAGGACGTCCTTACCAGTGAGAACGTCTCCAAGGCCTACCACCAGCCGATTGAGGTGACCCGGGATGAGGGCCGCTTCTTCGCGCGCCGGGCACGTTCGGCCCGTGCGGGGGCGCACAGGAAGTAGTGACAGTGGGGCGTCGAGAAGCATTCGGTGCCCCATCAAGGATGGGTCGAGGCATGCAGCGCAGCATTGGGGCGTTCTCAGCTGACCGCGGCGACGAGATCGACGTCACCGAGGTCAGCGGGTTTCACGGTGCGCGCATGTCGGCGACGGTGCTCCTGCTGCGCGACACACCCCAGGGGATGGAAGTGTGGATGCAGGAGCGCGTGCTCAGCATGAAGAACTACCCCGGGGTCACCGTGTTTCCCGGCGGCGGGGTGGACAGCCGCGACTTCCCGGGCCGCGCCTGGAACGACGGCGACCTGTGGCTCGGCCGCAGCGCAATCTCTATGGCCCGCCAGCTCGGCGTGACCAAGTACAAGGCGCACGCGCTCGTCTTCGCCGCCGTGCGCGAGCTCTTCGAGGAGACCGGCACGCTGCTCGCCGTCGACGATGCGGGCAAGCTGCTTGACGACGCCCGCCCGTTCCACCACCAGCGCCTCCTGCTGGAATCCCACGAGATCTCACTGACCGACGTGCTGCGCGCCCACGACCTCAACGTCTGCGCCGACCTGCTCAAGCCCTTCGCCAGGTGGGTCGGGCAATCCGAGCGCGGCAACTGGTTCGACACCTTCAGCTTCCTCGCGGCCAACCCGACCGGCCAGGAGCCCGACGGCAACACCGGCGAGGCCGACGACGCCAACTGGTTCCCGCCCTCGCTGCTGCTAGAAGGCTGGCGGCACGGGCTCGTGCGTTTTGCCCCTGCGACCTGGGCACAGCTGCGCTTGATCGAGGGTTTTCACACTGTGGAAGAGACGCTGGAATCGGCGAAACACGCCACGATCTCCCCGGTGATCGGCGACCCGGTCGACGACGAGCGCTTCTCCGAATTTTTTACCTTCACACCAAAAGATCGGATTGGACGCCGCTATGGCATTTCACGCGACTGAGGTGGACTACCTCGCCGCCAACGCCGAACGCATCCGGGCGATCGCCCCGGAGCTGGCCCTGACCAAAGCAAGTGTGTTCTCCGACCGCGCGCGCCTGGACGCCGAGTTCGGCGAGCACGCCCGCGCCGTCTCCGCACTGATCGCCGCCCAGCGTCAGGCGGCGGACAAGTTCCCTAACTGGTGGCTCACCGACTCGGATGCCGCCCAGCAGGCCACGCCCGCCCTTGTTTCCGCCCACCGCGCCCGCACGCTTGCGGACGCAGGCGCGCAGTTCGTCCACGACGTGACCTGTTCCGTCGGCTCGGAGGCACCCCACATGCGCGACGCAGGCCTGAGCTGGCTCGGCTCGGACCTCTCGGCTGCCCGCCTGCGCATGGCGCGCTTCAACCTCGGCGAGGACGCCTGGCTCGCGCGCGCCGACGCGCTCGCGCCTGCCAGCACTGTTGGTGGGGGTGCGGACGGGGTGATCGTGGCTGATCCTGCCCGCCGTAAAGATGGCCGACGTATCACCGACCCCGCCCAGCTCGAGCCGCCTCTGCCGGCTCTTGTGGCGGCCTACCCGGGCGCGGAACTTGCCGTGAAGTGCGCGCCGGGCATCGACTACTCCGAGTGGGAGGGCTTAGTCAGCGTGGTCTCGCTCGACGGCGGGGTGAAAGAGGCCTGCCTGTACACGCCCGGGATCGGCAGTGGGCGGGAGGCAGTCGTGCTGCGCAGCGACGGTTTTGTCGAGACCGTGCGCGGCCACGGTGACGATCGCGCTTCTGCACCGGCTGAGGTGCGCCAGCCGGGCGAGTGGATTATCGAGCCCGACGGGGCGATCATCCGCGCGGGGCTTGTGCGCACGTGGGCCGATACGCACGGGCTGTGGCAGCTTGACCCGCACATCGCTTTCTTAAGCGGCGAGGAGATCCCGCCCGGCTACAGCGGCTTCCGTGTGCGGGATGCGGTGCCGCTGAAGCGGCTGAAGGCTGCGCTGCGCCAGCTTGATGCGGGTGCGGTGGAAATCCTCGTGCGCGGGGTCAATGTGGACCCGGACGCGCTGCGTAAGAAGCTCAAGCTCAAAGGTACGCAGCAGCGTGGGGTGATCATCGCTCGCGTGGGGGATGACGCGCGGGCGTTCATCTGCGATGCGCGGGAGCACCGGCCGCTACCATAAGCGGCATGGTGTATCTCGATCACGCAGCAACAACCCCCATGCGCCAGGCGGCTATCGACGCCTGGGTCGAACACGCAGCAGCCGTCAACCCCGGCGGCCAATACTCCTCGGGCCGCGCCGCAGGCGCCGTGCTCGCCCAGGCGCGCGAGGACATCGCCGAGCTTTTGGGCGCGGACCCCGTCGAGGTGATCTTCACCGGCTCCGGCACGGAGGCGGACAACATCGCGGTGCGGGGTCTGTACCGGGCGCGTCGAGAAGCGGCGGGCACGAACCGGGTGGTGGCCAGCACGATTGAGCACTCGGCAGTACTCGAGACAGTCAAGTCCTTAGCACAGACTGAAGGGGCCGAGGTTGCATGGATGGAGCCGGACCGCGGCGGGCATCTCCGCGACTTGAGCGCCTTGGACACCCCGGCCGCCGTGGCCACCATGATGTGGGCGAACAACGAGACCGGCGCGGTGCAGCCCGTGCGCGAGGCCGCCGAGCGAGCCGCTGCCGCTGGCACCCCGCTGCACATCGACGCGGTCCAAGCCGTGGGCAAAGAGGACGTGCACTTCCACGACAGCGGCGCGACCACACTCGCGGCTAGCGCGCACAAGTTCGGCGGACCGCGCGGCAGCGGCATCCTGCTCGCGCGCCGCTCGCCAGTGCCGGCTCCGGTGTTGCTTGGCGGCGGGCAGGAGCGGGGCCTGCGCCCGGGCACGGTCGACGTGGCGGCGGCTGCCGCTACTGCCGCGGCGCTGCGCGAGGCACTGGCTGAACGCGAGGCGGAAAATGCACGCCTGGCGAAGCTGCGCGACGAGTTCATCGAGCGCATCGTCGCCGCTGTGCCGAACACGCTGGTCACCACCCCGGAGCCGCGCCTGCCTGGGCACGCGCACCTGATGTTCCCGGGCGCGGAGGCGGAATCCATGCTCATGCTGCTCGACTCGCTCGGCATTGAAGCCTCCGCCGGTTCGGCCTGCTCGGCGGGCGTGCACCGCCTGTCGCACGTGCTCGAGGCGATGGGCGTGGCCACCGAGGACGGCATGGGCGCGCTGCGGCTTACGCTCGGCCGCACCACCACCGCTGCGGACGTGGACAAGGTGGTCGCCGAACTGCCCGCAGTCATCGAGCGCGCCCGCCTCGCCGGCTCGCTCTAGCGCGCTTTTCGACGCCCACCGGTGTGTCAGGTGTGAAAGTTGTGACTCAAGTGCGCTAAAGTTCCGCATATGTACGCACCTCGGACGCTTATGCACGCGCGCAACGCGCGCCAAAACACACTCAAGGCGTTGATCGCCGCCGTCGTCACCGCCGCCCTAACGTTTACGCTCCTCGTGGCCAGCCCCTTCGGGCAGAAGTCTGCCGACGCCCAGGCGCTACCCGGCCTGATCAACGGCGTCGACGTCGCCGCGCACCAGCACCCGGGCGGCGGCCCGATCGACTGGCGCATGGTTGCAGGCCCCGGCGGCCAGCAGTTCGCCTTCATCAAGGCAACAGAGGGCACGAGCTACGTCAACGACTTCTACACCCAGGACGCCCAAGCCGCTGGTGAGGCCGGCATGAAGGTCGGTGCTTATCACTACGCCCGCCCGGCGACCGACCCGATCGCGCAGGCGCGCCACTTCGCCGACACCATCAACGCCGGCCCGCGCAACCAGCTGCCGCCGGTGCTCGACCTCGAGGTCAACGAGGGGCTTGGCCCGGTCCAACTCGCCGCATGGACCCAGATCTTCATGGCTGAGCTCGAGGCACGCACCGGGCGCACGCCGATGCTCTACACCTACCGCTACTTCTGGTACGAGCGTATGGACAACACCAACGCGTTCACCCGCTACCCGCTGTGGTTGGCCGCTTACCAGAACCAGCCGCCCGCACCGGTCGGCGGCTGGGACCACCTGAGCTTCTGGCAGCGCTCCGACTCCGGGCGCGTACCCGGCATCGACGCCGTTGTGGACATGAACCTGTTCAACGGCAACGCGGGCCAGTTCATGAGCTTCGCCGCCGGCAACCTCAACGCAGGGGGTGGCGTGCTGGAGAAGTTCCAGGCCTCCGACTCCGGCGAGCTCGCCGTGCTGGAGCAGGACAACACGGCACTCGTCGTGGCAATCCTCGCGCTCGCCGGCGGTGCGCTCGGTATCGCGGGCTTGGCCGAGGCTGCTGACCAGGCTGGCTTTAGCGAACAGGACGCGCGCAACATCGCCGACATGGTTGGCCAACTCGCCGCCGAGGGCGAGCTGCCCGTGGAAGACCTACGCAACATGATGATCGGCGACTACCAGATCGGCGACCTGCTCATCCTGCTGGACAACGCGACGAAGTAGCGCGCGTACACCGTCCGAGGACCGGCACTCACGTGTAAGTGGGTGCCGGTTTTGCGTACGTGTACTAGTCGTGGCGCGGGGTGGTGGCCAAGCCGCGTGCCCACTTTTCGCCCTTGAAGTGGGCAGGCACCGCGCCCTTGAGCAGATTGCGGGTGAGCTGCGGGCTTGCCTCGAGCGGGGTGTTCGCGCCGATGAGCACGATGTTGCCGTAGCGGCGTCCTTTGAGCATCGGCGGATCAGCGATCGCCGCGACGTGCGGGAACACCTCGCTCATGCCGGCGAGTTCCTCCTTCGCTTCCTTGAGGTCGGCATGCGAGCCGCAGTTGGCCACGTAGACGCCGGTCTCGCTCAAGCACGTGCGCACGTGTTGGTAGAACTCCACGGTGGTCAGCTCGCGCGGGGTGAGCGCCTGGGCGAACACGTCGCGGATCATCACATCGCGGGTTGAAGGCTTAAACGAGTCCGTGATCTCGCGCGCGTCGCCGACGCGGATTTTCACGGCGGGGGAGCGGGGGACGTCGAAAAGCTCGCGTGCGAGCTCGGCGAGACGGCTGTCGATCTCCACGACGGTGTTGCGCGAGCCGGGCCACGCGGCGGCGAAGTAGCGCGGCAGCGAGCAGGCCGCCCCGCCCAGGTGCGTCAGGCGCGGCTTCGGCCAGCGGGGTGTGCTGCCGAGCTGGAGCGAGTCGAGGAAGTCCGCGATCCAGCGCATGTACTCGAAGTCCAGGCGCTGCGGCTTGCCGGGCACGATGTGCGAGCTGGGCACCCCGTTGACAAGCAACACCATCGAGCCGTCGGGTTCGTGGTGGATTTCAGCCTCGCCGCTGTCGATGGGGTACGTCTCGCTTTTCGCAGCCATGCTTTGGGAGGGTAGTCGTTAGGCTTGCACGTCGACGAAACGCAGGTACGCGATTGATGCGAGCCAGCCTGCCGCGGTGAGCAGCAGCGCACTCGGGGCAATGCTGGCGAGCGTGCCTAAATCGAGCGCGTCTGAGCCCGCGACCGCGGTGCTGCCCATCCAGAGCGCCTTCGTCACACCGACGGGCGGGAGGACGAACTGCGCAGCTGTGACGCCGGCAGCGATCGTGCCGAAAGAAAGGATGCTCGCCATCACGCCGAGCGCGACCGGCATGGCGAAGTTGCGAATCACCATGGAAGCGAAACTCTGCCACGCGGCGACTGCCGTTGCCGGAATCACGGCGAGCAGCGTAGAGGCGAGCAATGCTCGCGGAGGCAGGCCCGACAGCCCGGCGACCCAGCCGCCGATCGTGCTGAAGAGAATGAAGACGCACTGCATGAGGACTGTGAGCGCGACAATGACGGCGAGCTTGGCGGTAATCAGACTCGCGGCCGGCTGGGATGAGGTGAGCAGTATGTTCCAATTGCCGCCGCGGTGTTCCACCCGCCAGACGGCGGAGGCGAGGATGGCGATGCCTGCCACCATGAAGAGCATCCCGTAGAACAGCGTCGCTTGGGACCAGTAGCTGTGCCAGCCGGAGTCCAACACCCCGGAGTTGGCGGCGTAGTTGCCCGCACCGAAGACGACTGCGATCAGGGGGATGGCAAGGGGGACGATGGCGATGTGTGCACGCCGGAGTTTAGCGAACTCGTTGAAAAGCATGGCTAGATTTCCTTCCCGTTGAGCGCGCGCGTCGCGAAGTAAAAGCCCGCGCCAAGCAGCGCGATGTAGACGCACCACAGCGCCCACCCCGGCTGCGTCGGTACGGGACCTGCGTCCGCGAAAGTGTAGGGGAGCAGCACGGCGAAATACCCGAAGGGGTTGATCGCGGCGAGCCAAGCGGGAGACAACAGCGAAACGATGCCGCAGAATCCGCCGACGACGCCGCACGCGAGCACTCCGATCTGCGATTCGGTCACCGCCGCGAGCAGGACCATGGCACCGGCGAGTGCGATGCTCGTGATGACAGCCGCGAGCGCGTAGAGTGCCCAGGCCCCGGCGGTGCTTCCGCTCGGCATCGGGGCCCCGAGCAGGACCGGAAACGCGATACACCCGCCGAACTCGAGCAGCTTGAGCGCGGCAATCAGGGGCGCGAGCACGCACAGCTTGCGGCGCAGCAGTGATCCTTGGCGGGTGCCCGCTACCGCGTTGAGCAGCCACCCGCCGCTTGCGTGTTCGTTGTCCACCGCGCGGCTGGCAAGCAGCGCCACCTGCAGCGGGGTAAGAAACGCCAGCGCCATCGCGACACCGATGAGCTGCCCAGACCACGCCCCGCCTGGATCGGCGACAAAGGTGTCCACCTGCCCATCGGCGAAGAGGTTCATCGACGCGAACAGCACGATGCCGAACGAAAGCAGCCCACCGAGCAGCAGGATACGCGTGCGCCGCAGTTTCAGGATCTCGACGTTCATGCGCTCAGGCCCTCCCGTCCCGTCATGCTGATGAAGATCTCCTCGAGGCTTCGGCGTGCCCGCACCACCTGGTGGATCGGGACGTCGTGGGCGACAAGCTGTGCGCACACCGCGGCGACGTCGTCGTCGCTGAGCCCGGGCACCTCCACGCCGCCGGAAACGATGCGTGGCTGTCGCTCACGTAAAACCGAAGTGGCCGCAGTGACGGCAGGGGTTTGGATGAAGAGGTCGGGGAGGTGGGCGTCGAAAAGCTCGCGCTGCGAGCCCTGGAAGACCAGCTTTCCCTGGTTAATGATGCTCAGGCTCGTCGCCATCTTCTCAATTTCCGAAAGCAAATGGCTCGAGACGAGGACTGTGCGCCCCTCGTCGCGCGCAAGGCTGATGATGAGCTCGCGGATCTCCTCGATGCCGGCCGGGTCGAGACCGTTGGTTGGCTCGTCGAGAATGAGCAGCTGCGGGTCGCGCACAAGCGCGATCGCGATGCCGAGACGCTGCTTCATACCGAGCGAATACTTCTTGACCTGCTTATCCATGTGGCGTTCAAGCCGCACGAGGCGCACCGCGCGCTGGGCATGCGCCGGATCGGCCTTGAAAAGTCTTGTGACGATCCGCATGTTCTCGGCACCCGTGAGATGCGGGTACGCCGCCGGCGACTCGATGAGCGAACCGATGTCGGCGAGCACCTCGCCGCGCGTGGCTCTCGTCATCGGCCGGCCCATGACGGTGATTTCGCCGGCGGTGGGAGTAGTCAGGCCGAGCAGCATCTTCATCGTCGTCGACTTGCCGGAGCCATTCGGCCCCAGCAGCCCGTGCACCGCTCCCTGGGGTACTTCGAGCGCAAGCTTATCGACGACCGCCTGCTTACCGTAGGTCTTCGTCAGACCCCGCGTCGCAATAATTGGTGTATCCATGGCTTCCACTCTCGCGGGGAGCGGCGGCGAAAACGTCGGAGCCGGGGACGATCTTTCGCGTCATACCTCGGGATGAGCGAGCAGATCGGCGCGGTCAACGAGGCCGGTGCGGTAGGCAAACAACGCCGCGTGTACGCGGTCGCGCGACTGCGTCTTCGCCAGGATACGACCCACGTGTGTTTTCACCGTCGGCATGGAGATGAACATGCGCTCGGCGATCTCCGAGTTCGACCAGCCACGACCGATGGCGACGAGGACTTCGTGCTCGCGGGCGGTGAGCTCGTCCAGCGCGAGGCGGTCCGCTTTCGGGAGTGCGGGTGCTGTCTCCGTGTGGTTGGCGAGCCGGGAGATGATGCGCTTGGTGGCGCGCGGGGAGATGACGGCGTCGCCGGCGGCGACGGTGCGGATGGCGTCGAGAAGCACTTCGGGCTCAGCGTCTTTGAGGAGGAATCCGCTTGCGCCGCCGGAGAGTGCGTTGACCACGTAGTCCTCGTCGTCGAATGTGGTGAGGACGACCAACTTGGTCTCCGGGAAACGGCGGGCAAATTCGGCGGTGGCGGCGATGCCGTCGAGCACCGGCATCTGCACGTCCATGAGTACGAGGTCGACCGGGCGCTGCGCGTGTTGTTCGAGCGCCTCGGCACCGTTGGCAGCGAGCCACTCCACAGACAGATCCGGCTGAGAGTCGATCACCCGCTGGATTCCGTGGAGGAACAGTGCTTGGTCATCGACGATACCGACGTGGATTGTGGTCATGTATGCCTCCTCATGTCGGGAGCGGGGTACGGGACTCGGAGCGTGGCAGTCCAACGCTGCGGGTCGCTCGGACCGGCTTGCACCGACCCGCCGATGAGTGAGGTGCGCTCGCGCATCCCCCGCAGCCCCTGGCCGGCATGTTCCATTGGTGCCCCGGTGAAGGGGTTGGCCACCGTGATTACCAGTGCGTCGCTGTGCCACGCGACATCGAGCGCCGCAGAGCCATCGCCGTGTTTCAGCGCGTTTGTGAGCGCCTCTTGCACCACGCGCTGGACCGCCAGCGAGGTAGCCAGCGGCAGCTGCGCCGGAGGCGTGCCGGTGACCGTGTACTCCACGTCGAGGCCACCAAGCTGGCTCGTGCGGACGAGCTCGTCGAGATCAAGCGAGGAAGGCGAAGGCTCGACCGGGCGCGACTCGGGTGTGCGAAGCAGCGCGACGACCTCGCGCATCTGAGACAGCGATTTCCGGCCAACCTCGCCGACGGTGCGCAGTGCCTCGTCCTTCTCCTCTGGCTCGCCGTAGCGGCCGCCGTCGGCCTGCGCGACCATCACGGTCAACGAGTGAGTGACCACGTCGTGGATCTCACGCGCGAGGAATGCGCGTTGCTCGGACATGGCGTGCTCAAGTTCAGCCCGCTGTCGCTTCAGTGCCTGCTCCAGCTCACGAGCGGCGGCTTCCTCCGTCCGTCTGCGCAGCTCGCCGAGAAGCCCGGCCGCGACAAGCAGTGTGGCGCTCCACGCAAGGTAGGGGAGGCGCTCGTCGAGAGGCATGCTCCGCAGCACCGGCGAGACCAACGAGATCGCGAGGACATCGCCCACGATGACGACGGTGGCGGCGACATCGCGGAGCACGGGTGGCAAATTCCGGCGGATGAGGTACGCGGCAAACGTCGCCACGACAATATCCGTCACGGTCAAAAGTGGGCTCATCGCCCGCACCGCAAGCAGCGCTACGGCGATGAGCACCGTAGCCAACGGCCAGCGCCAGCGGGAAAACGGCGCGATGATCAGCCACACAACACCAGCCACAATCGTCCACACCGGGACGGAGACGCTGACGACGCCAAGCAACGCAAATGCCGCCAACACGCCGGCGAGGATGAAGTCGCGCGTGCGGAGCTTCGGTGAGGGCGTCATCTGCGGCATAGCCTTAACCTAGCGATAGGGCGCGCGGCATGCGTCATGCCACAGTATGATCCGGCGCGTTTTCCCCGCCCGCGCGCGGCGGGTACACTTCCGCCACATGCGAGTACTAGCGGCGATGAGTGGGGGCGTGGACAGCTCGGTGGCGGCTGCGCGCCTGGTAGAGCAAGGCCACGACGTCGTCGGAGTGCACCTCGCCCTGTCGAAGGACGCGCAGCAGACCCGCGAGTCGGCCCGCGGCTGCTGCTCGCTCGAGGACTCCGCGGACGCGCGCCGGGTGTGCGACAAGCTGGGCATCCCGTTTTACGTGTGGGACTTCTCGGATCGCTTCAAAGAGGACGTGATTGATAATTTCGTCTGGTCCTACGAGCACGGCGAGACCCCGAACCCGTGCCTGCGCTGCAACGAAAAGATCAAGTTCGCAGCCCTGCTTGAGCGCGCGGTGACCCTCGGCTTCGACGCGGTGGCCACCGGCCACTACGCAATCATCGACGACGACGGCAACCTGCGGCGCTCCACCGACCCCAACAAGGACCAGTCCTACGTCCTCGGCG is part of the Corynebacterium imitans genome and encodes:
- a CDS encoding maltotransferase domain-containing protein, producing the protein MVARFGIDDVRPQVSGRTLPAKAVVGEVVPVSALVWREGHDAIAATLVITSPDGDQYSVHMHPEPFRPDYVHSVFVPDEQGLWHFRIDAWSDVMATWRNAVTKKLNAGQTEAELANDIAHGIELFEAAAEQTPAPDSEVLRDVATALADDTLPLEQRINAGLNEDVLDVLAAYPLRELVTHGPTCDVAVERRAALVNSWYELFPRSTGGWDDNGRPVHGTWETTAAALDRVAAMGFDTVYFPPIHPIGEVNRKGRNNSVTAEPGDVGSPWAIGSQHGGHDAFHPELGGEEEFLEMLHHAEQLGLEVALDFALQAAPDHPWAEAHPEFFTVLADGTIAYAENPPKKYQDIYPINFDNDPETLYDEVYRVIMFWVGLGISTFRVDNPHTKPVNFWHWLIAKVHETHPDVIFLAEAFTRPPRMYGLSKAGFSQSYTHFTWKVSKEELTDFAQLCVDVADVSRPNLFVNTPDILHASLQQGGPAAFAIRATLAATMSPLWGVYSGFELYESIPVRGGSEEYLDSEKYELRPRDFEAALERGESLEPYLTLLNSIRKEQPALQQLRQIRFHEVTNDQILAYSKVDAVTGNTIVVVVNLDPWHTQEGMVHIDAGAVGRDEGEPFQVHDLVTGNRYDWGTHNYVRLTPQNNVAHIFRLPEVAPERREALAYRQISDHDYRP
- a CDS encoding ABC transporter ATP-binding protein, translating into MGTVNDARATEPGTDPDLLIDFRGVEFSRGGARLVGPVDWQVELDERWVVIGPNGAGKTTLIRMASALEFPSKGTAFVLGEQLGRTDMRDLRAAIGLTSSAIAQRVPDDEKVGDLVVSAGYAIVGRWREDYDEMDYAQAMDVLEQVGAMHLIDRRWGTLSDGEKKRVLIARAVMINPELLIMDEPAAGMDLGGREDLIAYLGELALDPDAPAMVMITHHLEEIPYGFTHAMLLDEGDVVAQGLIEDVLTSENVSKAYHQPIEVTRDEGRFFARRARSARAGAHRK
- a CDS encoding NUDIX hydrolase, coding for MQRSIGAFSADRGDEIDVTEVSGFHGARMSATVLLLRDTPQGMEVWMQERVLSMKNYPGVTVFPGGGVDSRDFPGRAWNDGDLWLGRSAISMARQLGVTKYKAHALVFAAVRELFEETGTLLAVDDAGKLLDDARPFHHQRLLLESHEISLTDVLRAHDLNVCADLLKPFARWVGQSERGNWFDTFSFLAANPTGQEPDGNTGEADDANWFPPSLLLEGWRHGLVRFAPATWAQLRLIEGFHTVEETLESAKHATISPVIGDPVDDERFSEFFTFTPKDRIGRRYGISRD
- a CDS encoding THUMP-like domain-containing protein — protein: MAFHATEVDYLAANAERIRAIAPELALTKASVFSDRARLDAEFGEHARAVSALIAAQRQAADKFPNWWLTDSDAAQQATPALVSAHRARTLADAGAQFVHDVTCSVGSEAPHMRDAGLSWLGSDLSAARLRMARFNLGEDAWLARADALAPASTVGGGADGVIVADPARRKDGRRITDPAQLEPPLPALVAAYPGAELAVKCAPGIDYSEWEGLVSVVSLDGGVKEACLYTPGIGSGREAVVLRSDGFVETVRGHGDDRASAPAEVRQPGEWIIEPDGAIIRAGLVRTWADTHGLWQLDPHIAFLSGEEIPPGYSGFRVRDAVPLKRLKAALRQLDAGAVEILVRGVNVDPDALRKKLKLKGTQQRGVIIARVGDDARAFICDAREHRPLP
- a CDS encoding cysteine desulfurase family protein; the protein is MVYLDHAATTPMRQAAIDAWVEHAAAVNPGGQYSSGRAAGAVLAQAREDIAELLGADPVEVIFTGSGTEADNIAVRGLYRARREAAGTNRVVASTIEHSAVLETVKSLAQTEGAEVAWMEPDRGGHLRDLSALDTPAAVATMMWANNETGAVQPVREAAERAAAAGTPLHIDAVQAVGKEDVHFHDSGATTLAASAHKFGGPRGSGILLARRSPVPAPVLLGGGQERGLRPGTVDVAAAAATAAALREALAEREAENARLAKLRDEFIERIVAAVPNTLVTTPEPRLPGHAHLMFPGAEAESMLMLLDSLGIEASAGSACSAGVHRLSHVLEAMGVATEDGMGALRLTLGRTTTAADVDKVVAELPAVIERARLAGSL
- a CDS encoding glycoside hydrolase family 25 protein — its product is MYAPRTLMHARNARQNTLKALIAAVVTAALTFTLLVASPFGQKSADAQALPGLINGVDVAAHQHPGGGPIDWRMVAGPGGQQFAFIKATEGTSYVNDFYTQDAQAAGEAGMKVGAYHYARPATDPIAQARHFADTINAGPRNQLPPVLDLEVNEGLGPVQLAAWTQIFMAELEARTGRTPMLYTYRYFWYERMDNTNAFTRYPLWLAAYQNQPPAPVGGWDHLSFWQRSDSGRVPGIDAVVDMNLFNGNAGQFMSFAAGNLNAGGGVLEKFQASDSGELAVLEQDNTALVVAILALAGGALGIAGLAEAADQAGFSEQDARNIADMVGQLAAEGELPVEDLRNMMIGDYQIGDLLILLDNATK
- a CDS encoding spermidine synthase, translated to MAAKSETYPIDSGEAEIHHEPDGSMVLLVNGVPSSHIVPGKPQRLDFEYMRWIADFLDSLQLGSTPRWPKPRLTHLGGAACSLPRYFAAAWPGSRNTVVEIDSRLAELARELFDVPRSPAVKIRVGDAREITDSFKPSTRDVMIRDVFAQALTPRELTTVEFYQHVRTCLSETGVYVANCGSHADLKEAKEELAGMSEVFPHVAAIADPPMLKGRRYGNIVLIGANTPLEASPQLTRNLLKGAVPAHFKGEKWARGLATTPRHD
- a CDS encoding ABC transporter permease, coding for MLFNEFAKLRRAHIAIVPLAIPLIAVVFGAGNYAANSGVLDSGWHSYWSQATLFYGMLFMVAGIAILASAVWRVEHRGGNWNILLTSSQPAASLITAKLAVIVALTVLMQCVFILFSTIGGWVAGLSGLPPRALLASTLLAVIPATAVAAWQSFASMVIRNFAMPVALGVMASILSFGTIAAGVTAAQFVLPPVGVTKALWMGSTAVAGSDALDLGTLASIAPSALLLTAAGWLASIAYLRFVDVQA